The DNA window ATCCGCAATCGGTTTAATCTTCTTCGCTCCGTCTTCTAAAATCTTTTCCACTTCTTTGTCGCTAATCTTTTTATACCTTTCCTGAAAATCCGTCAGGAACTTCTTTACTACTTCGGCTAAATCTTTTTTAAAGTCGCCGTATCCTTTACCCCTGTATTTATCTTCCAGTTTTTTCATGGGCTCGTCAGTTAGTAAAGAATAAATGGTTAAAAGATTGGAAATAGCCGGTTTATTTTTTTCGTCAAACTTAATTTCTTTGCCGGAGTCAGTCACGGCTTTCATAATTTTTTTAGCCGCCGCTTTCGGTTTGTCCGTTAAGCCAACATAATTATATTCGCTCTCCGCGCTCTTACTCATTTTCTTGTTTGGGTCGTCTAAACCCATAATCCTTGCCCCCTCTTTCCTGATAACCACTGCCGGAATTTTAAAAGTCTCTCCGAACTGCGAATTAAACCGGCGCGCCAAGGTGCGGCAAAGCTCAACGTGCTGGGCCTGGTCTTCTCCGACCGGCACCGCGTCCGTATTATAAAGTAAAATATCCGAAGCCATTAAAACCGGATAATCAAAAAGCCCGACGCCAACATTTTCCTGTCCCTCGCCCGCCTTGTCTTTAAATTGGGTCATCTTATTCAAGTCGGAAATCCGAGCTACGCAATTTAAAATCCACGCCAGTTCCGTATGGGCGCTAATATCAGACTGCTGAAAAATAATTGATTTTTTCGGGTCTATACCGGAAGCTAAATAAATCTTGGCCACTTCAATAATTTTTTTCTTTAACACTTCCGGCCCCTGCTTTACCGTAATGGCATGATAATCAACCACGCAAAAAATACATTGATTTTTCTCCTGCATTACAACCCATTGGGCAATCGCGCCCAGATAATTACCAAGATGCAGATTACCGCTCGGCTGGACTCCGGAAAAGACTGTTGGCTTAGGCATATTTTTATAGTAAAAGTTATACTATTATTGTAATT is part of the Patescibacteria group bacterium genome and encodes:
- the trpS gene encoding tryptophan--tRNA ligase; translated protein: MPKPTVFSGVQPSGNLHLGNYLGAIAQWVVMQEKNQCIFCVVDYHAITVKQGPEVLKKKIIEVAKIYLASGIDPKKSIIFQQSDISAHTELAWILNCVARISDLNKMTQFKDKAGEGQENVGVGLFDYPVLMASDILLYNTDAVPVGEDQAQHVELCRTLARRFNSQFGETFKIPAVVIRKEGARIMGLDDPNKKMSKSAESEYNYVGLTDKPKAAAKKIMKAVTDSGKEIKFDEKNKPAISNLLTIYSLLTDEPMKKLEDKYRGKGYGDFKKDLAEVVKKFLTDFQERYKKISDKEVEKILEDGAKKIKPIADETLKRVKEKIGVS